In Micromonospora purpureochromogenes, a single window of DNA contains:
- the map gene encoding type I methionyl aminopeptidase produces the protein MIELKSAEEIGQMAVTGQFVGELLAELSGVAAVGVNLMDLEHHARRRIKERGAKSCYWDYAPSFGRGPFRNVLCLSVNDAVLHGLPHDYVLRDGDLLSVDMAAGIDGWVADSALSVIVGTPDPADLKLIEATEVALEAGITAAQPGGRLGDISAAIGEVAHSYGYGVNAEFGGHGIGRTMHEAPHVSNNGRARRGMKLHPGLTIAIEPWFCRSTDKITFDNDGWTIRSADGSRTAHSEHTVAITASGPQVLTRRPTHGATSADPTKKPATAS, from the coding sequence GTGATCGAGCTCAAGTCCGCCGAGGAGATCGGCCAGATGGCGGTGACCGGTCAGTTCGTCGGCGAGCTGCTCGCCGAGCTGAGCGGTGTCGCCGCAGTCGGCGTCAACCTGATGGACCTCGAACACCACGCCCGCCGCCGGATCAAGGAACGCGGCGCCAAATCCTGCTACTGGGACTACGCCCCTTCGTTCGGCCGCGGCCCGTTCCGCAACGTCCTGTGCCTGTCGGTCAACGACGCGGTGCTGCACGGCCTGCCGCACGACTATGTGCTGCGGGACGGTGACCTGCTCAGCGTCGACATGGCGGCCGGCATCGACGGCTGGGTCGCCGACTCCGCGCTCTCCGTCATCGTCGGCACCCCCGACCCGGCCGACCTGAAGCTGATCGAGGCCACCGAGGTCGCACTGGAGGCCGGCATCACCGCCGCCCAGCCCGGCGGCCGCCTCGGCGACATCTCCGCTGCGATCGGCGAGGTCGCCCACTCCTACGGCTACGGCGTCAACGCCGAGTTCGGCGGCCACGGCATCGGCCGCACCATGCACGAGGCCCCGCACGTCTCCAACAACGGCCGCGCCCGCCGCGGCATGAAACTCCACCCCGGCCTCACCATCGCCATCGAGCCCTGGTTCTGCCGCTCCACCGACAAAATCACGTTCGACAACGACGGCTGGACGATCCGCTCCGCCGACGGCTCCCGCACCGCCCACTCCGAACACACAGTCGCCATCACGGCTTCCGGCCCCCAGGTCCTGACCCGCCGCCCCACTCACGGCGCCACCTCGGCGGACCCCACCAAAAAGCCCGCCACAGCCTCCTGA
- a CDS encoding helix-turn-helix domain-containing protein, with product MVRQPLTAEQIAAGQRLGAALRAARAGRSLVEVALAAGISPETLRKIEAGRLPAPAFGTVVCLSQALDVPLSDLADVWLADMPIRQASWRPAAQVLG from the coding sequence ATGGTTCGCCAACCACTCACCGCCGAACAGATCGCAGCGGGCCAGCGCCTCGGAGCCGCTCTCCGGGCCGCGCGGGCCGGCCGCAGCCTCGTCGAGGTGGCCCTGGCAGCCGGCATCTCCCCCGAGACGCTGCGCAAGATCGAGGCGGGCCGCCTACCCGCACCGGCGTTCGGCACTGTGGTCTGCCTCAGCCAGGCCCTCGACGTCCCCCTCAGCGACCTGGCCGACGTCTGGCTGGCCGACATGCCCATCCGCCAGGCATCCTGGAGACCAGCCGCCCAAGTACTCGGGTAG
- a CDS encoding zinc-dependent alcohol dehydrogenase family protein, which produces MRGVIMYAPGDVRVEEREDPKIIEPTDSIIRVTASCICGSDLWPYRGIEAVDHQVMGHEYVGVVEEIGSEVKNLKVGDFVVGSFVISDNTCDICQSGYQSKCVHGTFVSTIGTQSEKARIPLADGTLVPTPAQPDPELIPSLLAASDVLGTGWFGAVAAEAGPGKTVAVVGDGAVGLMAVLAAKQLGAERIIAMSRHPERQELARFYGATDIVEERADEGVAKIKELTNGLGAHSVIEAVGTQESMTQALRSTRPGGHLGFVGVAHEVELPGLELFFAEIHLHGGPAPVRRFLPDLIQMIWDRKIDPGKVFDLTLPLDQAAEGYTAMDERRAIKVLLTV; this is translated from the coding sequence ATGCGTGGAGTGATCATGTACGCCCCCGGCGACGTCCGCGTCGAGGAGCGTGAGGACCCGAAGATCATCGAGCCCACGGACTCGATCATCCGGGTGACCGCCAGCTGTATCTGCGGGTCCGATCTGTGGCCGTACCGGGGTATCGAGGCCGTCGACCATCAGGTTATGGGTCACGAATACGTGGGGGTCGTCGAGGAGATCGGTTCCGAGGTGAAGAACCTCAAGGTCGGCGACTTCGTCGTCGGGTCGTTCGTCATCTCCGACAACACGTGCGACATCTGCCAGTCCGGCTACCAGTCCAAGTGCGTGCACGGCACGTTCGTGTCGACGATCGGCACCCAGTCCGAGAAGGCTCGAATCCCGCTGGCGGATGGCACCCTGGTTCCCACGCCCGCGCAGCCGGACCCGGAGCTGATCCCGTCGCTGCTGGCCGCGTCCGACGTGCTCGGCACCGGCTGGTTCGGTGCCGTCGCCGCTGAGGCCGGCCCTGGCAAGACGGTCGCGGTCGTCGGTGACGGCGCGGTTGGCTTGATGGCCGTTCTCGCTGCCAAGCAGCTGGGCGCGGAGCGGATCATCGCGATGTCCCGCCACCCTGAGCGGCAGGAGCTGGCTCGGTTCTACGGCGCGACCGACATCGTGGAAGAGCGTGCCGACGAGGGCGTGGCGAAGATCAAGGAGCTCACGAACGGACTGGGTGCGCACAGCGTGATCGAGGCGGTCGGTACGCAGGAGTCGATGACGCAGGCCCTCCGGTCCACCCGCCCCGGCGGGCACCTCGGCTTCGTCGGCGTCGCCCACGAGGTCGAGCTGCCCGGCCTGGAGCTGTTCTTCGCCGAAATTCATCTGCACGGCGGGCCCGCCCCGGTGCGCCGGTTCCTGCCCGACCTGATCCAAATGATCTGGGACCGCAAGATCGACCCCGGCAAGGTCTTCGACCTCACCCTGCCGCTCGACCAGGCTGCGGAGGGCTACACGGCCATGGACGAGCGGCGCGCCATCAAGGTGCTCCTCACCGTCTGA
- a CDS encoding helix-turn-helix transcriptional regulator, which yields MSTKDEVRKFLVSRRAQVTPKQAGLPDYGGDRRVPGLRREEVAMLAGVSLDYYTRLERGNIRGASESVLNAIARALQLNDVEREHLFDLARTAAVASATRSGKAAKRSLRASVQRVLDNLAVPAVVYNAQQDLIASNLMGRALFSPHFEAERPNMARFIFLDPRAKDYYIDWPLARRMTAAMLRLEAGRDPLNSDLTALIGELSTRSPQFRKDWARQDVHEHRTGRKVYRHPEVGEIEITFDVFEMPGETGLSIGTYSVDEGSESADKFTLLASWAASQEFDAKHLGSASKSSTATR from the coding sequence ATGAGTACGAAGGACGAGGTCCGGAAGTTCCTGGTCTCCCGGCGCGCGCAGGTGACGCCCAAGCAAGCGGGCCTTCCCGACTACGGCGGGGACCGACGCGTGCCGGGCTTGCGACGCGAAGAGGTGGCAATGCTCGCCGGGGTCAGCCTCGACTACTACACCCGTCTCGAGCGTGGCAATATCCGTGGCGCTTCCGAGAGCGTGCTGAATGCGATCGCGCGGGCGTTGCAGCTGAACGACGTCGAGCGAGAGCACCTCTTCGACCTGGCCCGCACCGCCGCGGTGGCGTCGGCGACACGCAGCGGGAAGGCGGCAAAGCGCTCGTTGCGCGCATCGGTGCAGCGTGTCCTGGACAATTTGGCCGTCCCGGCCGTCGTGTACAACGCGCAACAAGACCTCATCGCCTCAAACCTCATGGGCCGCGCGTTGTTCTCCCCGCACTTCGAGGCCGAGAGGCCGAACATGGCCAGATTCATCTTCCTCGACCCCCGCGCCAAGGACTACTACATCGACTGGCCCCTGGCCCGTCGAATGACCGCCGCGATGCTGCGACTCGAAGCCGGACGAGACCCCCTCAACAGCGACCTCACCGCACTCATCGGGGAACTATCAACCCGCAGCCCGCAGTTCCGGAAAGACTGGGCCCGCCAGGATGTGCACGAGCACCGCACCGGCCGGAAGGTCTACCGCCACCCCGAGGTCGGCGAGATCGAGATCACCTTCGACGTGTTCGAGATGCCTGGCGAAACGGGCCTGTCCATCGGCACCTACAGCGTCGATGAAGGCTCCGAGTCCGCCGACAAGTTCACACTGCTCGCAAGTTGGGCAGCAAGCCAGGAATTCGACGCCAAGCACCTAGGGTCTGCCTCCAAGTCGAGCACAGCCACGCGTTGA